agtcgaattgtatgtaaatttacaaaatcctGCACAAAACAGAGCAAAGGAATGCattttgttaacatttaaaCTGGTTCACAGAAAACGTCCTCAAAATGCTCAGTAATGTTTCGTAAATATTGTGCAACATTCGAAAAGAAATCatttccatacacacacatttatgctgTTTAGTGTTTGGGTTCATATTAACTGCAATCAAAAGGTTTGCAGCAATGTTGCTGAAAGGTTTCTAATAGTTTTATAAAAACTCCCACAAAACCCGacacatttgaacagttttcaaatattttaaccCGAAATTGCTATTTGAGACGAAACATTTATCAGAAAAACAGCCTCATAATGGCTTCTTAGTTAAAGGATCTACTCAGAAAGTCATAAATGTTTCCAGACCAAGTCTTAAACTTCATAATGGCGAAAAATCAAATGTGTAGATCAAAGGCCATAAACAAACTCGCCAAAATCCATTTGGGGTTACTTAATAGATCTTTACACAGTGAAACCCAGCTGcgactgtctcacacacacacacacacacacacacacacacatgacgaGAGGACTCTGTTCATATCACACCAACCCAAACCCCAAAAATAAACCGCACACACCCTTGTGCATGGAAATCATTTGGAGGATAAAAGGCTGCGGCGAACGCAGCTTGTGGATTTTGTTACACCGGCACGTCACACACTCGGCCTGAAACGCTTTTCTGTCGCTGTGAACGTTTAACAACAATAGAAGTGATAGCTTTTTCTTTGCAATTCTTATTAACATGGTGTCATTATTTCAAATatgacgtttttttttacatgattgcAGTCTGAAACAGAaatggcagacgagctaaataCTTTTTACACTCGCTTCAAGGCTTCAGCACTAATGTTCAtcgagatattcaacctctccctGGAGAGTCTGTTGTTCACTCATACTTCAAACAGTATTATATCTGTCCTAAAGAATCCCCAGCCCACCTGCCTCAACGATACCCTGTAGCCCTGACCCTTAGTAGTGATGATgtgctttgaaagactggtTAGAGACTTCATCACAGCTTCATTACCAGACACTCTGGATCCTCTACATTTCCCTTACCGCCATTATACATCATTTCCacacgatgagccacctggactacagaaaagggaattatgtaaaaatgctgtttgtgggctacagttcagcgtttaatACCATAATCCCCTCTATGCTCACCTCTAAGTTAGAGGTCCTGAGACTCAGCCCACCCCTGAgtcaatggatctccaacttcctgacagaccacaagcagtacaggtgggcaaacacacctcatcctccCTCACAATCAGCACTAGAGCtcctcagggttgtgttcttagccccctgctgtactcactgtacacatatgactgtgtggccacttccatcTCCACCATCATGGTGCCAAgagaacaatcttctcctgtacatcagcaagactaaggagttgatagtggacttctcCAGGAAGCAGGAgcagtcataccaaccgctaaacatcaacaggatcccagtggagagagtggacagtttccggtaccttggCATTCTGTCATGGTCTTGTCACATCAAGAAACATTGGTgaagcccggcagcgtctgtaccatgaGACGCCTGAGGGACTTTATATTGCTCTCTCAGGTGCTAAGGACTTTCCACACCTGCACctttgagagcatcctgactgGAAGCATTACTTCCTGGTttggcaccatgcaggacaggcgagtcctccagagggtggtgcattCAGCCTAGCGTACCATCCGCACCGAGCTCCCTGATCtacaggacatctacagcacgcagGTGCCAGACCAGGTCCAGGAAGAGTGTAAAGAACCTCAGCCATATCAACAATAGACTcttttcccttttgagtcttcTGATCCCTTCTGATCCCTTCTGAAGCGCTTCTTAtccctgaaagcaaacacagggAGAacgaggaggagcttcttcttAAAGGCTGTTCAGCATCTAAACCAAGAAACACCTAGCTCCTGATACTGggactctctctctgtctcacttttcTCACtggcacagcacagtgtcactttaaaaCCAGCACACAGGCACTTTAGTGACAATCACACTGGGACACTTCAATCTGTACTTCTTTCAATATctgttaatattattttatattatattatattatattatattatattatattatattatattatattatattattattcttaaccttattttttatacgttttggtgacaaggtgagggaggtgtgattgagatgtttggacatgtgcagaggagggacatgagttatattggtagaagaatgctgaggatggagccaccaggaaggaggaaaagaagaagaacaaggaggaggtttatgaatttggtgagggaagacatgcaggtagttggtgtaaaagaggcagatgtagaggacaggggggtgtggagacggatagtccgctgtggcgacccctaatgggagcagccaaaagaagaagaagaagattctcaATCTAATTTCACATAGATGTTGGATAGTTGTTAAAAAGCATTGCGTatgtctgtatgaatgtgtatgtgagaaagaAAATTCGAAATGTGTTGCATTTTTGAAGCACTAACAGCCTCTACTTTGGATCTCAATAACATTTGCACACAAACAGAACGAAAAAGTGAAAATGTGCTCGAAAAGTATTGAGCAGGCGTGATTAAAtagtaaacacattaaatccACAATGCCTGTCAAAAGTCTTAACATTTTTGGCCGTCCTTCAAGAAATGGGGCTCTAGAACCAAGGAAATCTATGGAAAGTCACGTACATGTTACACATAGTCATGACAGTGGTGtacataaaaatttaataaacactGCTTAATCACCTTGTATTGCGATTTCAGGGTTGTTACTGATCCAAACAGTTGGTgaaaaaatacaccaaaaataAACATCAACTGGGTCTATTAAAGAATTCAAACACTCCAGGGCTCCCTGGTCCATCCTGTCCAACGTTACTGTTTTTGTGATGTTCCACGTGTTCTCCACATGTTTTTGTGATGTTCCACGTGTTCTCCACATGTCTGCATGGGTCTCTAGCATGCCAGTAGATAGAGGGGATATGCTTGATTACtccatgagtgtgtgtgaatgtgtgtatggcTTTGTGATGGTGTGGCGTCCCACGTCTGGTCACTTGGATGTAATCATTActaaatatatgtgtaaatgAAGACGAGTCGGGGGAGGACGAGGTTCAGCGAGGTTTTTATTAACATTCAAACTTTGTTGAAAAATGCGAAATAAATACGTATATAATTTCTCGAACCTGTTCAGTGGACAGCTGTAGCGTAAAACACAGCGCATGAAATAAATCCGTACATCTCCACTGTTCAACGTGTCAGAGTTGTGTAATCCGCTGTCGAggtgaaaatgtttttcaagCGCCCTAGTGTAAATATCTTGGGGAAAACGGCATAATTATTATTGCTGATATGATTTCTGTATTACAAACAAGGAAATGTgtatggagagaaggagaaaaggcctGGAAAAGACTGGTCGTTCTCACTGTGTCTGTTTAATATATACACTCGCAACGGGAATGCATAAATACCAGCATGAAGGAGGTGtacaatcagccaatcatgtggcagcagcacaatgcataaaatcatggaGTTCAAGAGcttaattttacattaaacatcTGAAAGAGTGTGATCTCTGGCTTAGTTTTTGGTGCCAGATGGACTGGTTTGAGCATGCTGATCACCTGGGAGGATGCTGATCACCTGGGAGGATGCTGatcaccgtttttttttttgcctctagAAACAAAACAGTATTAAATGAGTAATAGTTGTGTGTAtagaaatgccttgttgattTAAGTGATCATAGGAAAATAGGTTTGAGCAGCCAAGAAGGAAACAGGAACACGTAGTCACTTATCACAACCATGCTGATCATTAAAGCATCTCATCATGCATCGAACATCATAGCCCTTCCTTCACAGAAGGTTTCGATCCTGTTGGGCAAGAAGTTGAATCAGAGGCCATCATGGGCACAGACTACCCTGAACTGGACCGTCGATGACTGAAAAAGTCTTTAACTGTCAGAGTCCTGATATGGTCCAGTTCAGCTCCTGAACTGTAgctgcattgtgctgctgccacctGAATGAAGAACTGCATTAACAGGCAGGGGTataggtgttcctattaaagtgacCAATGAATGTATGTCCGCATGTGTCCTCTCACttccactctttctctctctctctctcattgtgtGTATCTGTCTGGGTGTTTAATCATATGCAAGTCTTTCTGTCCCTGACCATGTGTAGTTTATCCTTAAGCTCTTATACTCCAAGAAGAAGCCCAGAAAACAAGCTTTCTTGGTGGACTGTTAGTGCAGATCCTGTTCCATTGTCAATTAGAATAGACACGTACTCTCCAgcctgcagaacacacacacacacacacacacacacacacacacacacacacacacacacacacacacacacacgtgtctttGCTTTGCCATTTTTTACTGGCATAAAAGaatgtaaagtaaatgtaacaaatgttCATTATAAACTGTTGtggtataaaaagaataaaacacttctgtACAAGATTAAATTGATAACATTGCCAAGGTAACGTGAAATATGGTTGCTCGGTGTGTGTTAGTCAGTCCTACCTGCAGGTATAAGATTCCTGTCAGCAGAACACTGAACACTCCTCCTGTGGGAGTCACACCTGTTACCATCTCCAAAGACCTGCAGAACCATCACAAAACCCATCACTATTACCATCATCATTAAGTGTGGTTCAGTGTAGAGCACGTGCATTCAGGACTTGCACTGTCTGGTACCCTCCCATATCTCAGCTGCTGAAAGATGAGCAGTGACCTCGCTAGGAACAGGTTTGTGCCATTTCTACATCACAATACTTACAATAATCccacttttctttcatttaatctTAATATATTACTGTTAATAGTGTGATTACTGAGGCCAAATGTAGGTCTGCCTTAAATCCCACCTGCTATGGAGTGATTTCTTCAGATCTAAATAGATCAATAGATTGGTTTGACAGGTTACAAATTATTTGTGATATtacctttttttcctcctcaacAATCTCTCTAGACACATTATAATCCTGTAAAAGTGTCCCAGAATACTGCAATGTTTAGGAAACCGAAGTGCATCTCAAAATTCTTCTTGCTTATCTCTCCACTAGGTACCTTGAATATTCTGGGCAAGAACCAGAATTagtttctgtctcttttttttttttttactttgtatacCACATGTCTATTTAATGTAAATTGCGCATGCATCTGTTCTTGATATATTTCTTGATATACACTTCATCCGCTTGTGCTATCAACTGCAGTGAGAATTACACATTTCACCAGGATTGAACATTTCTAAGCCTTACATTTACATCTTGAAAAAATCTTCACAGGTTAAGAGCTGCAGTgcatttaaactgagaataaagAAATGTCACCCATTTTTCATTTCTAAAACCGCTGTGCCTTCAGAGTGCACTCTGGGTAATATAAACATGGGAAGACTAATCTTATCTGCAAAAGGGTTGGCATGGGCGCTGCTATTTATTCCAGCTAAGCAGGAGCCACAGCTGAAATTGAAAAGTGAAGATTGTGATTTAAATGGGATtcaaacctgcacccacactggcacTTGTATACCTGTAGATAAGATTGTAGATAGACACCCCtgcactatatggccaaatgtttgtagacaccaTTGCAATTAAAATTGTGCAATTATACCTTCCCTTTATTGTAACCTAgaagcccaaacctgttcatgCATCATCACTGAACTCTGTGCAGAAATCAAGCTTCATTAGAACATAGTGTGTGAACGTGGGAGTGGAAGAACTCGTGTCTCCTGTGTAGACCCGTGACCTAAATCAATCTGGAACTGCACCCCagttatatatatctatacagTTACAGGTCAGGTGTGTACGAATATATTGTTCTAGAATAGCGACTTTCCAATAAAacacagtataaaaaaatatttacccaAATCTGGACATTCAACTACGCCTTTGTACTTACATGTTGCTCTGACACAGAGACTCGATACATATGGAGGCCTTCACACTGTCCCTTTGTCGTGACTGGGTCCTTTTCTGAGTCTCACTCGATTCTGAAAAGAACACGATGTAATGAGGGAGAGGGTTAAAGTAGGAAGATGCAGGGTGAAAAACCACATCCTATTCTACTGAGCTTTATCTCTCACTGTTACACTGCCACTGActtttgaatgaataaattatgcaACTGGGTCTACACCAGCTTTAAGGCACAAAATGATGCTGGGCAAAGAATGTGAATAATTCCTGGTGGGAAGACCATACAAATTAAAACTTAATTATTCAAATAGTTTTACTGCCAAACcaattattttcaattttaaacattcatttaGTCTATACTTAATTTATACCCCAAAGGTTAGCTTTATCATAACCATTACCCTTCATAACTGATCCAAGTGGGAAGAAAAACACACCCAAGTCATGCAAATTAAACTATAAGAAATGGTATAAATCAAGTCATTAACCAAAATGAAATGTTAACTCCACCCCTAATCCATAACTGTTCATAATAGGTTAAAACAATCTATATAAACAGTGACCATGGTTAAGGGATGGGGCAGAGTCCGCATCAGAAGGAAAGATGCCATTGAAAACCCTTAATTCTTAAGTATATGTGCATCTGAAGTAAGTTGTGAGGAAGGTTGCACATGCTAACCCTGGCTCTAACCCTTACCTTATTATGTTGATGTATTAGGAAAGTGCAGTAGATAGCATTCAGTGGCATGTGCATTGTGTACTGACTTACCCAGCACCAGTCTGGCTGTGAGCTGGTAGAACCCCGACACATTCACGGTGTAGCGGCCGCTGCTGGAGTTAAAGCCCTGCCCTCGCTGCTGAAACTGCTCAGTGTCTGAAGGCTGTGGGAAGCACAGAGAAGAGAAATGACTCAAACTGTTCCAGCTGTTTTCGATTGCCAGCTCGTCTAGTCCCTGTGCCAGCGGCTCGTTTCATTTCGTTTACTTAAAATCTAGAAAAACACATTGAGGGTGAGGGCCTCATTTACTATATGTAGGGTGCTgagatacaaacaaaataagacatcattatataaaagacaaaacaaaagccATACATTTCcaattacagttttattgtattttgtgtataatgtgtcacagggtatgtgtgtgtgtgtgtgtgtgtgtgtgtgtgtgtgtgtgtgtgtgtgtgtgtgtggtttttttttacacacacacacacacacacacacacacacactaactgtaCATGCATCCGAATAATTGATGAAATTGGATTAAAAAGTGTGATGAACAAATTTAATCATCACAATAATTGAAATATAATATGATTTTTAGTTGTTGCTTGGTGTTTATGAtgtttgagggggaaaaaatgggcGCAACTGctgttaaggaaaaaaaatcttcttttaGAAAGGTCACAAATCTTCATTGTTAAGCCCAATTCCCAACATTTCATAATTTAAAGTTTTCAAAGTTAAAAAACGCAAGCTATCAAAGACTGAACCAACAATGAGCTCCTCTGACCGGTTACAAACCCCGTCTTTGTTAATGCTGACAAACTAAAACTCACGAATGTGAAGAGTTTTTATGACCAATTCCTAAAGTTTACTGCACACATATAAACAGTTAATTCAGAATCTAACAGGCAAACGGAGTGACTGCCAGGTTCTCTGTGTTCCTGTGGGTTCATCTGACTTTACCAATAAAACTATGTTCGATTCTGGTTCGTGATGGTGTTAAAAAGCCTCAGTCATCATTAAAACAGAATCTACATTTAAGCTGTTTGAAGTTTATTCCAGATGTGGGGGGGTGCCACGAGCCATAGTCACGGTATTCAGCCAAGAAATAGTTTGCTGATGGTATGAGTTTAGGGAACTTACACTGCTGAAAGGCTGGAGCTCCTGCAGGCTCCGTCTCTGGACCAGCAGATTGTGGTGCAGGTGGCTGTGGAAGGCTGTGGCCACGCGGGGGGGCTGTTCACAGATCTCACACTGGCTGTCCACAATCTCTGACAGCAACAAGAAGCAAAGTTTATAGTAAATTACAAGTCCCAGGACATGTGATCACAATATACACATAACGTAACCACTGTACTCTTGATTGTGCTTGAACTCCTTAATGCATTGAAGCGATTTATTATTCCTTAAACAATTCATACTAATGACAAACACCCACTGTAGACGCGTCACCAAAGATACACTCGTCTGCCACGTTTGCAGGTTGATTTCATAACTCATCTCATACAGCTCATGCAATCTGCAGGAAAAACCTGAAAGTGTCCACAAATCCACACATCTCGAATATTAGGATTGGGTTTATCCAgcatatataatgtgtgtagcagtAATATATTCATTTTGGGGTCAATTGTTTTAAGAAATTATAATgcaaaaattaattgaatatattataaaaatgtaatacaatacaatcctttttttaacaatgctcataaaatgaataaagtgacgcaacaaacaaaaacactgtaTGTTGCGCTTTGCACAAGTTCCACACTTTTGACCACTTGTGGTTTGGGACGCAGCCACAGCAGACTGATGATGGTGAGATAATTGTGGTGATGTTTATGTAAACCGTGTATGTGGTTTGGGATGCAGCCACACTGGATGATGATGGTTCATGGTGCTTATGTAATAATTCCATGAATCATGCGACAGATGTATTCTAGATGTATTTGGCACGGACGACAGCACACAAAATGCAGCCAGAATAAAAAGAATAGGGTAAAGAAAGgagatcttttttatttattaatcctAACTCCAACACTCGTTTTGTTGAATTTCTTTCTAATTTGGGAATTCGGTCAATTCCCACCCAGCGAACGGCTCCGTTATCGTTATTCCGATAAGACACGTAAAGCCAACCCGCTACAATTTTCCAAAGTGCTGTGATACACAAAGCAATATTTGCCCTCTGTCTCATATACGAGTCAACTGACTAGCGATGCTTTTGGCTGACATGACAGAAAGAGTAAACCCCTCCCACCCACAGAGCTCAGCCAATAGAACTCCCAGACAATCATGGCATCCTTGAGATCTTCATTCCTGTTTGAGGGAGAATTGAAATATTTTTGGATTGGAAATTGAGTTGCATAATAACAAAAGGACGTAAAGAAATAACTCCAGAAGACAGAAATTGTCTGAAAAAGTCATTCATTTATAGTGTTAAGTGttaacttgtgaccttccgatccaaagtccaatgccttaaccactgagctcccacctcccaCATGAacaaacctcaacaatgatggaactataatgaatggacattcaaggtcacccagatgaggatgggtttcctgaGCCgggctcctctcaaggtttcttcatgtcatctcagggagtttttccttgccaatggagcactcattaggaataaacataAATGACTCTATGatactaaaatgtatattcGCAATTCATTTAAgtttgtgaagctgctttgggacagtgtctgttattaaaaacactatacaaataaaagtgaagtgaagtgaagtgaagccAGCTTTATTTTCCTCACGCCTTATTGTTCACGTTACAGCTGTGCTGTTTGATAAACTGTCGGCATTTCACACCCTCGCTACTCTCTTAAGTCTTAAATAGCGAAGATAAACAGTGAGATTTGAAACGTTTGGGATTATCTTTGATTGACACTTGACTACATATAAAGTCATTAAACAAAATGTGCCTGAAAGGGAGATGTAAATATTTGGAgtgcaagaagaagaaaagagagagagtgtgtgtgtgtgtgtgtgtgtgtgtgtgtgtgt
The genomic region above belongs to Silurus meridionalis isolate SWU-2019-XX chromosome 20, ASM1480568v1, whole genome shotgun sequence and contains:
- the si:ch1073-184j22.1 gene encoding erythroferrone — protein: MFPWHGPKGPLLPLVLSLLLATCAGQDSLEDLDGDDESNSVSTESPETVSLDLDIVDPHSTWIVFRDNSNKGGNKKPKQNKRTSKHGLPGPPGPPGPQGPPGPPGPLMPNQDEILEDLQVKLKEIVDSQCEICEQPPRVATAFHSHLHHNLLVQRRSLQELQPFSSPSDTEQFQQRGQGFNSSSGRYTVNVSGFYQLTARLVLESSETQKRTQSRQRDSVKASICIESLCQSNMSLEMVTGVTPTGGVFSVLLTGILYLQAGEYVSILIDNGTGSALTVHQESLFSGLLLGV